Proteins from a single region of Candidatus Margulisiibacteriota bacterium:
- a CDS encoding AAA family ATPase: MLLKSLTLRGFKTFADNTEISLSPEARITAVVGPNGCGKSNVMDAARWVLGEDNPRELRVGALSDIIFAGTDHRRPLSLAEVTMLFDNSSGKLPVAFSEVAIKRRTFREGESEFSINKNLCRLKDIRDLLLDTGLGEGSYSIITQGQVDAILSSKGEERRAVFEEAAGINKYKTRKVAAERKLIAAEQNLLRINDLKVEVGEHLITLEEQARRAREYLELQGQVKETEIGLCKKLLGGILEKKVKLEADLAQARQASAEKVAAEQQDETELNNRREELRRLEIETDESLASFDTEKDRLRDLELNRRFLAGEIERAERSGLELVAKQADLQRKIDQLTANSGENNASHLNIGNAGETFELLLQQTRQLFALLAEIAACFGQMLPYQLLESKEVEATRQLQLDLLAGESARLAEALERNHFSLQAHRNELATLAGGAAETKTTLAERVAALKTQREALRAQIFALEEKRHGDEKLEREKGEAAASLEIALAKLEGEVIGIGEKLSAEYNLSLPETLALPYTVSNVTKAKTDVEAGKRRLRELEPVNLLAIEEFDRSRERLTFLEAQLADLNAARENLQNLIVELDTRAEESFGQTMRQLSEVFSATFAKLFAGGEARITLTQGVASLEAEIEIAVRPNGRRWLSLSLLSGGERSLCAIAILFSLLKIRPAPFCFLDEVDAALDEANIGRFTELLRDFSDSTQMIVITHNKRTMAAADNIYGVTMEEPGVSKIISMKLAEAAAK, from the coding sequence ATGCTATTAAAATCCCTGACTCTGCGCGGCTTTAAGACCTTCGCTGATAATACCGAGATCAGCTTAAGTCCTGAAGCAAGGATCACGGCCGTGGTCGGCCCGAACGGCTGCGGCAAGAGCAATGTTATGGACGCCGCTCGTTGGGTCCTCGGCGAGGACAATCCGCGGGAGCTGCGCGTCGGCGCCCTCTCCGACATTATTTTTGCCGGCACCGACCACCGCCGCCCCCTCTCGCTGGCCGAAGTCACTATGCTCTTCGATAACAGCTCCGGCAAGCTCCCGGTCGCCTTCAGCGAAGTGGCGATCAAGCGGCGGACCTTCCGCGAAGGGGAGAGCGAATTCTCGATCAACAAAAACCTCTGCCGCCTCAAGGATATCCGCGACCTCTTGCTCGACACCGGCCTTGGGGAAGGTTCCTATTCGATCATTACCCAGGGCCAGGTCGACGCCATCCTCTCCAGCAAAGGCGAGGAACGGCGCGCGGTCTTCGAAGAAGCGGCCGGGATCAATAAATACAAAACGCGCAAAGTGGCCGCCGAGCGGAAACTGATCGCCGCGGAACAGAACCTCCTCCGGATCAACGACCTCAAGGTTGAGGTTGGCGAACACCTCATTACCCTCGAGGAACAGGCCCGCCGGGCGCGCGAGTACCTCGAGCTGCAGGGCCAGGTCAAGGAGACCGAGATCGGCCTGTGCAAGAAGCTCCTCGGCGGAATACTGGAAAAGAAGGTCAAGCTCGAGGCCGACCTGGCCCAGGCCAGGCAGGCCAGCGCCGAGAAGGTGGCCGCGGAACAACAGGACGAGACCGAGCTGAACAACCGGCGTGAAGAGCTGCGCCGCCTCGAGATCGAGACCGACGAATCATTGGCTAGCTTCGACACCGAAAAAGACCGCCTCCGCGACCTGGAGCTGAACCGGCGCTTCCTGGCCGGCGAGATCGAGCGGGCGGAAAGAAGCGGCTTGGAGCTGGTCGCCAAGCAGGCCGACCTGCAACGTAAGATTGACCAGCTCACGGCCAACAGCGGCGAGAACAATGCCTCACATTTAAATATTGGGAATGCCGGGGAAACGTTCGAGCTCCTCCTCCAGCAAACCCGGCAACTTTTTGCCCTGTTAGCCGAGATCGCCGCCTGCTTCGGACAGATGCTCCCCTACCAACTGCTCGAAAGCAAAGAAGTGGAAGCGACCCGCCAACTGCAGCTCGACCTGCTGGCCGGGGAAAGCGCTCGTTTGGCCGAAGCGCTGGAACGGAACCACTTTAGCCTGCAGGCCCACCGGAACGAACTGGCCACTCTCGCCGGCGGCGCCGCCGAGACCAAGACGACCTTGGCCGAGCGGGTGGCCGCCTTGAAAACACAACGCGAAGCTCTGCGCGCCCAGATCTTCGCCCTGGAAGAGAAGCGGCACGGCGATGAGAAGCTGGAACGGGAAAAAGGGGAAGCGGCCGCGAGCCTCGAGATCGCCCTGGCCAAGCTGGAAGGCGAGGTCATCGGTATCGGAGAGAAACTCTCGGCCGAGTATAACCTCTCTCTCCCCGAGACCCTCGCGCTCCCCTACACGGTCAGCAACGTGACCAAGGCAAAAACGGATGTCGAGGCGGGAAAACGCCGCCTGCGCGAACTGGAACCGGTCAACCTCTTGGCGATCGAGGAGTTTGACCGGAGCCGCGAGCGGCTGACCTTCCTGGAGGCGCAGCTGGCCGACCTCAACGCCGCCCGGGAGAATTTACAGAATTTGATCGTCGAACTCGATACCCGGGCCGAAGAGAGTTTCGGCCAGACGATGCGCCAGCTCTCCGAAGTTTTTTCCGCGACCTTTGCCAAGCTCTTTGCCGGCGGCGAAGCCCGCATCACCCTGACCCAGGGAGTGGCCTCGCTGGAGGCAGAAATTGAGATCGCCGTCCGGCCGAACGGCCGGCGCTGGCTCTCCCTCTCGCTCCTCTCCGGCGGCGAGCGTTCGCTCTGCGCCATCGCCATCCTCTTCTCGCTGCTGAAGATCCGTCCGGCACCGTTCTGTTTCCTGGACGAGGTTGACGCGGCGCTCGACGAAGCCAATATCGGCCGCTTTACCGAATTGCTCCGGGATTTCTCGGACTCCACCCAGATGATCGTCATCACCCATAACAAGCGGACGATGGCGGCGGCCGACAACATTTACGGCGTGACCATGGAAGAGCCGGGAGTCTCGAAAATAATTTCGATGAAACTGGCTGAAGCGGCGGCCAAATGA
- the metK gene encoding methionine adenosyltransferase codes for MKKKYLFTSESVTEGHPDKVCDKVSDSIVDAIIAKDPPARIAVETLVTNGLCVVAGEVTTGCYVEIPAIVREAIKDCGYTRAKYGFDYETCGVLVSIKEQSKDIARGVDTALEIKGGEVTKEDLERLGAGDQGLMFGFACDETPELMPLPITLAHRLAQKLAEVRKTGELSYLRPDGKSQVTIEYEDDKPVRIHTVLIAAQHAPDTDTKVLQQEILERVVLPVLPAELVDDQIKYYVNPTGRFVIGGPQGDTGVTGRKIIVDTYGGYARHGGGAFSGKDPTKVDRSASYAARWVAKNIVAAGLATKCEVQIAYAIGIARPLSVMVDTFGTGEIPDSKIAKLVDETFDLRPGLLIKHLKLRRPIYKQVAAYGHFGRPELDLPWEKTDMAAELKKKANRG; via the coding sequence ATGAAGAAGAAGTACCTGTTTACCTCGGAGTCTGTGACCGAAGGCCATCCGGATAAGGTTTGCGATAAGGTTTCCGATTCGATCGTCGATGCTATCATTGCCAAGGACCCGCCCGCCCGGATCGCGGTCGAAACGCTGGTCACCAACGGCCTCTGCGTCGTGGCCGGCGAAGTGACGACCGGCTGCTACGTCGAGATCCCCGCCATCGTCCGCGAAGCGATCAAGGACTGCGGCTACACCCGCGCCAAATACGGTTTTGACTACGAGACCTGCGGTGTCCTCGTCTCGATCAAGGAACAATCCAAGGATATCGCCCGCGGTGTCGATACCGCCCTCGAGATCAAGGGTGGGGAAGTGACTAAGGAAGACCTGGAAAGACTGGGTGCCGGCGACCAGGGGTTGATGTTCGGTTTTGCCTGCGACGAAACCCCCGAGCTGATGCCGCTGCCGATCACCCTGGCCCACCGCCTGGCGCAAAAGCTGGCCGAGGTCAGGAAGACCGGAGAGCTCTCTTACCTCCGCCCCGACGGCAAGTCGCAGGTCACGATCGAATATGAGGACGATAAGCCGGTCCGCATCCACACCGTCCTGATCGCGGCGCAGCACGCGCCGGATACCGATACCAAGGTCCTGCAGCAGGAGATCCTGGAGCGGGTCGTCCTGCCGGTCCTGCCGGCGGAGCTGGTCGATGACCAGATCAAGTATTATGTTAACCCGACTGGCCGTTTTGTCATTGGCGGTCCGCAGGGGGACACCGGGGTGACCGGCCGCAAGATCATCGTCGATACCTACGGCGGCTACGCCCGCCACGGCGGCGGCGCTTTCTCCGGCAAGGACCCGACCAAGGTCGACCGCTCGGCCAGTTATGCCGCCCGCTGGGTAGCGAAGAACATCGTGGCCGCCGGGCTGGCGACCAAGTGCGAAGTGCAGATTGCTTACGCTATCGGTATCGCCCGGCCGCTCTCGGTCATGGTCGATACTTTCGGCACGGGGGAGATCCCGGACAGCAAGATCGCCAAGCTGGTTGACGAAACCTTTGACCTCCGCCCCGGGCTGCTCATCAAGCACCTTAAATTGCGGCGGCCCATCTACAAGCAGGTCGCGGCTTACGGCCATTTTGGCCGGCCGGAACTTGACTTGCCCTGGGAAAAAACGGATATGGCGGCGGAGTTAAAGAAAAAAGCTAACCGAGGTTAG
- a CDS encoding RNA-binding protein: MMKSIFVGNLPWSVNDAELSSRFSEFGNVISARVVNDKFTGKSKGFGFVDMEDSDAEKAIAAMSGFKWGDREITCNEAKPRTESRGNDRPRRF; this comes from the coding sequence CTGATGAAAAGTATTTTTGTGGGCAATTTGCCCTGGTCCGTTAATGACGCCGAGCTGTCTTCGCGCTTCAGCGAATTCGGCAACGTCATTTCGGCCCGCGTGGTGAACGACAAGTTCACCGGTAAGTCCAAAGGTTTCGGTTTCGTCGACATGGAAGATTCCGACGCTGAAAAAGCCATTGCCGCGATGAGCGGATTCAAATGGGGCGATCGGGAGATCACCTGTAACGAAGCCAAACCGCGGACTGAAAGTCGCGGCAACGATCGCCCGCGCCGGTTCTAA
- a CDS encoding M48 family metallopeptidase — MLHQIIRSRRRSIALEITPQATLVVRAPHRAPHAMIAEMIARHKGWIERQIERVTRYSLRVTHVPLTPAERESFLHIVRERVELFSARGGYRPQRVRLSRAAKRWGSCSRQGSLNFSDRLARAPLSVLDYVVAHELAHLVQPNHSRRFWAEVERLLPGYNTERVWLKERGRSL, encoded by the coding sequence ATGCTCCACCAGATAATCCGCTCCCGCCGCCGCAGTATAGCTTTAGAGATTACCCCTCAAGCGACTTTGGTTGTCCGCGCGCCGCACCGCGCTCCCCATGCCATGATCGCCGAAATGATCGCCCGGCATAAGGGGTGGATCGAACGGCAGATCGAACGCGTTACGCGTTACTCGTTACGCGTTACGCATGTTCCGTTAACCCCCGCGGAGCGGGAGTCCTTCTTACATATAGTAAGGGAGCGCGTCGAGCTCTTTTCGGCCAGGGGAGGGTATCGGCCGCAAAGGGTCCGCTTATCCCGGGCGGCCAAAAGATGGGGTTCATGCAGCCGGCAGGGGAGCCTCAATTTCTCGGACCGGCTGGCTCGCGCTCCTTTGAGCGTCCTCGATTATGTCGTCGCCCACGAACTTGCTCATCTTGTCCAACCGAACCACTCCCGGCGCTTTTGGGCGGAGGTTGAGCGGCTCCTCCCAGGGTATAATACCGAACGGGTCTGGCTCAAAGAGCGGGGCCGCTCTTTATAA
- a CDS encoding flavin reductase family protein → MSKAIWKEGNMLYPAPVVLVSCGAVPAEYNLITIAWTGNICTNPPMTYVSIRPSRLSHGIIKRTGEFVINLTTKELTRAADYCGVKSGRDINKAKELHLNLLPASKVKAPLLAESPINIECKVTEIKKLGSHDMFLAKVLCIHADKKYIDNKGALRLDQAELICYSHGKYYALGKELGHFGYSIRKRR, encoded by the coding sequence ATGAGCAAAGCAATCTGGAAAGAAGGGAACATGCTTTACCCAGCGCCGGTGGTTTTAGTCAGCTGCGGCGCGGTGCCGGCCGAATACAACCTGATCACGATCGCCTGGACCGGGAATATCTGTACCAACCCGCCGATGACCTATGTTTCGATCCGCCCGTCACGCCTTTCGCACGGGATCATCAAGCGAACGGGAGAATTCGTTATTAATTTAACGACCAAAGAATTGACGCGGGCGGCCGATTACTGCGGCGTTAAGTCCGGCCGCGACATCAATAAAGCGAAGGAGCTTCACTTGAACCTCCTCCCGGCGAGCAAGGTCAAGGCGCCGCTGCTAGCCGAGAGCCCGATCAATATTGAATGCAAAGTTACGGAGATCAAAAAGCTGGGGAGCCACGATATGTTCCTGGCCAAGGTCCTCTGTATCCATGCCGATAAAAAATATATTGATAATAAAGGGGCCCTTCGCCTCGACCAGGCGGAACTGATCTGTTACTCCCATGGCAAGTATTACGCCCTGGGAAAAGAACTCGGCCATTTCGGCTATTCGATCCGGAAACGGCGCTGA
- a CDS encoding ORF6N domain-containing protein, whose product MKEMIPIERIENKIYMIRRQKVMLDFDLAALYGVPTKVLNQAVRRNLNRFPDDLMFSLTRQEIINISQIAISSSESQFEPLEPKGATNLKSQFVTSSWGGRRKKTYAFTENGVAMLSSVLHSGRAIKINIQIMRAFTHLRQIVAKNKGLSYLFKELKHKVDRHDNEIGLIIRAIEKMIAFEKKPKAKIGLNVEKEE is encoded by the coding sequence ATGAAGGAAATGATACCGATCGAGAGGATTGAGAACAAGATCTATATGATAAGAAGGCAGAAAGTAATGCTGGATTTCGACCTGGCTGCACTATACGGTGTCCCGACTAAAGTCCTCAACCAGGCTGTCAGGAGGAATCTCAATAGGTTCCCGGATGACCTTATGTTTTCCCTGACTAGACAAGAAATAATAAACATATCGCAAATTGCGATATCATCTTCAGAGTCACAATTTGAGCCCTTGGAACCCAAGGGAGCTACCAACTTGAAGTCACAATTTGTGACATCAAGTTGGGGTGGCAGGAGAAAGAAGACTTATGCTTTCACTGAAAACGGCGTAGCAATGCTCTCTTCGGTTTTGCACAGCGGGCGCGCCATAAAGATCAACATCCAAATAATGCGCGCCTTTACCCACCTCCGCCAGATCGTTGCAAAAAACAAGGGTCTCTCCTACCTATTCAAAGAACTAAAGCACAAAGTCGACCGCCACGACAACGAGATCGGGCTGATCATTCGCGCGATTGAAAAAATGATCGCTTTTGAAAAGAAACCGAAAGCTAAGATCGGCCTTAATGTTGAAAAGGAGGAATAA
- a CDS encoding ORF6N domain-containing protein: MFSLTRQEILSISQIAISSSLKFAKNVNVFTEQGVAMLSGVLHSPRAVMVNIAIMRAFVRLKQTLAAHHELAEKFKQLESRVDEHASAIVQIVEEIRRIVEPVRTDAIGFNVR; the protein is encoded by the coding sequence ATGTTTTCATTGACCAGACAAGAAATACTAAGCATATCGCAAATTGCGATATCCTCTTCGCTCAAGTTTGCCAAGAATGTCAATGTCTTTACCGAACAGGGCGTGGCAATGCTGTCTGGTGTCCTGCATAGTCCAAGGGCGGTCATGGTCAATATCGCGATTATGCGAGCCTTTGTTCGTCTGAAGCAGACCTTGGCGGCACATCATGAATTGGCCGAAAAATTCAAACAGCTCGAATCAAGAGTGGACGAGCATGCTAGTGCGATCGTCCAGATAGTGGAAGAGATCAGGCGGATCGTCGAGCCGGTGAGGACAGATGCGATCGGGTTTAACGTGAGGTAA
- a CDS encoding ABC-F family ATP-binding cassette domain-containing protein, producing MLQINDLSLSFGGQELLDEISFNIHNGERIGLVGRNGSGKTTLFRLITGEVKPDEGRISLPKNYTIGYLKQHLKFSQPTVLEEACLGLQEEEKGQVWKAEKILTGLGFSEAELQKSPAEFSGGFQVRLNLAKVLLAEPHLLLLDEPTNYLDIVSIRWFTRFLQRWPNELMIITHDRDFMNSVTTHTMAIHRRKIKKIEGDTAKLFEQIAVEEEVYEKTRRKEEKRREETIEFINRFRALAARASLVQSRVKALEKMGKKEELAKIMDLGFRFNALEFPAKQLMRVHEISFGYTPERTLIEKLSLNIAKRDRICVVGKNGKGKSTLLRLLAGELAPQHGEITSHDNCKIGYFGQTNILRLNESLTIEQELAKLRPDLKYSDIRKTCGAMMFGGDLALKPISVLSGGEKSRVSLGKILLSPTNLLLLDEPTNHLDVESCDSLIAALDEFPGAVIIVTHSEMFLHHLAKRLIVFNEERAALFEGTYQDFLDRVGWEADTKKPKKDKTAVTARRAQEAKEAAYNKQRCALLTKTTAVEKMIDDEELALEAANLKMAEAASKLNGEEVQKLQIKAHAHQEVLDAAYAQLEQLIAELDVLDRNKPQ from the coding sequence ATGCTACAGATCAATGACCTTTCACTTTCGTTCGGCGGGCAGGAATTGCTCGACGAGATCAGCTTCAACATCCACAACGGCGAGCGGATCGGTTTGGTCGGACGTAACGGCTCCGGCAAGACGACCCTCTTTCGCCTGATCACCGGCGAAGTGAAGCCAGACGAGGGACGGATCTCTTTGCCCAAGAACTACACGATCGGCTACCTCAAACAGCATCTGAAGTTCAGCCAGCCGACCGTTTTGGAAGAAGCCTGCCTCGGACTTCAGGAAGAAGAAAAAGGCCAGGTCTGGAAAGCGGAGAAGATCCTGACCGGTCTCGGTTTTAGCGAAGCGGAGCTCCAGAAGTCGCCCGCCGAATTCTCCGGCGGCTTCCAGGTCCGCCTTAACCTGGCCAAGGTCCTCCTGGCCGAGCCGCATCTGCTGCTGCTTGACGAGCCGACCAACTATCTCGATATCGTTTCGATCCGCTGGTTCACCCGCTTCCTCCAGCGCTGGCCGAACGAGCTGATGATCATCACCCACGACCGCGATTTTATGAACAGCGTCACCACCCACACTATGGCAATCCACCGCCGCAAGATCAAGAAGATCGAGGGGGACACGGCCAAGCTTTTTGAGCAGATCGCGGTGGAAGAAGAAGTTTACGAAAAGACCCGCCGGAAGGAAGAGAAAAGACGGGAAGAGACGATCGAGTTCATCAATCGCTTCCGCGCCCTCGCCGCCCGCGCCAGCCTCGTCCAATCTAGGGTCAAGGCTTTGGAAAAGATGGGGAAGAAAGAAGAGCTGGCCAAGATCATGGACCTCGGTTTCCGCTTTAACGCGCTGGAGTTCCCGGCTAAACAGCTAATGCGGGTCCACGAAATTTCCTTCGGTTACACGCCGGAACGGACCCTGATCGAAAAACTGTCGCTTAATATCGCAAAAAGGGACCGCATTTGCGTCGTCGGCAAGAACGGGAAAGGAAAATCGACCCTCCTCCGCCTCCTGGCCGGCGAGCTCGCGCCCCAGCACGGTGAGATCACCAGCCATGACAACTGTAAGATCGGTTATTTCGGCCAGACCAATATCCTGCGGCTTAACGAGAGCCTGACCATTGAGCAGGAGCTGGCTAAATTACGCCCGGACCTTAAATACAGCGATATCCGGAAGACCTGCGGAGCAATGATGTTCGGCGGCGACCTTGCCCTGAAGCCGATCTCGGTCCTGTCGGGAGGCGAAAAGAGCCGGGTCTCGCTCGGCAAGATCCTCCTCTCCCCGACCAACCTGCTCCTGCTCGACGAGCCGACCAACCACCTCGACGTCGAATCGTGCGATTCGCTGATCGCCGCCCTCGACGAATTTCCCGGCGCGGTCATCATCGTCACCCACAGCGAGATGTTCCTCCACCACCTGGCCAAGCGATTGATCGTCTTCAACGAAGAGCGCGCCGCTCTCTTTGAGGGGACCTATCAGGATTTTCTGGACAGAGTTGGCTGGGAAGCGGACACGAAAAAGCCGAAGAAAGATAAAACGGCGGTCACGGCGCGCCGCGCCCAGGAAGCGAAAGAAGCGGCCTATAACAAACAGCGCTGCGCCTTGCTCACTAAAACAACCGCGGTCGAAAAGATGATCGACGACGAAGAGCTGGCGCTCGAGGCGGCAAATCTGAAAATGGCCGAAGCGGCCAGTAAGTTGAACGGTGAAGAAGTCCAGAAGTTACAGATCAAAGCCCACGCGCACCAGGAGGTCCTCGACGCCGCCTACGCGCAGTTGGAACAGCTTATTGCCGAGTTGGATGTGCTGGACAGAAATAAACCGCAATAA
- a CDS encoding DUF882 domain-containing protein, which yields MGNLSENFNHRDFACKCPECRGEYRIHLGLVGMLEQIAVNFKKRPKIISAFYCDRYTEKLNRDKLSWHSKGKAVNFTIEGVPAAEVFKYAEKIEGINGLGFYPEENMVHIDTRPIEKKDAWVKEKGRYVPLTADKRAQYGL from the coding sequence ATGGGTAATCTGAGCGAAAATTTCAATCACCGGGACTTCGCCTGCAAATGCCCCGAGTGCCGCGGCGAATACCGGATCCACCTCGGGCTGGTCGGGATGCTGGAGCAGATCGCGGTCAACTTCAAGAAGCGGCCGAAGATCATTTCCGCCTTTTACTGCGACCGTTATACGGAAAAACTGAACCGGGACAAGCTAAGCTGGCACTCCAAGGGGAAAGCGGTCAACTTTACGATCGAAGGGGTCCCCGCGGCCGAAGTTTTTAAGTACGCCGAGAAAATAGAGGGGATCAACGGCCTCGGTTTCTACCCCGAAGAGAACATGGTCCATATCGACACCCGCCCTATTGAGAAAAAAGACGCCTGGGTCAAGGAAAAAGGCCGTTACGTCCCGCTGACCGCCGACAAGCGCGCCCAATATGGGCTCTGA
- the xerC gene encoding tyrosine recombinase XerC translates to MGSDRTSNIQPQTSKQIPIDNFLNHLKNERNYSPHTISNYGRDLNFLVGFIKGKKLDRLTAREYLLALEKHHYSRRSIARKLSAARSYFRYLMREKEVGQNPFQNLVTPKLPRKLPNFLYPEEMKSLLDAPETEKPAGLRDRAILEVIYGTGIRVIEVARLNLANVDFEEGEIRVFGKGSKERIVIFGSHAGRAMKEYLAKARPALLSGAKTNAFFLGRRGTRLSTRQIERLILLYAKKAGVHKKVTPHTLRHSFATHLLEGGADLRMVQELLGHVSLSTTQVYTHVTKERLKKVYDDAHPRAR, encoded by the coding sequence ATGGGCTCTGATAGAACCTCAAACATCCAACCTCAAACTTCAAAACAAATCCCAATTGACAATTTTTTGAATCACCTAAAAAACGAGAGAAATTATTCTCCTCACACGATTAGCAACTATGGCCGGGACCTCAACTTTCTCGTTGGGTTTATTAAAGGGAAGAAATTGGACCGTTTGACGGCCAGGGAATACCTGCTGGCGCTGGAGAAGCACCACTACTCGCGCCGCTCGATCGCCCGCAAGCTCTCCGCCGCCCGCTCCTACTTCCGCTATCTAATGCGGGAAAAAGAGGTCGGGCAGAACCCGTTCCAGAACCTCGTTACCCCTAAACTACCGCGCAAACTGCCAAATTTCCTCTACCCGGAAGAGATGAAGTCTCTGCTGGACGCCCCGGAGACGGAAAAACCAGCCGGACTCCGCGACCGGGCGATCCTGGAAGTCATTTACGGGACCGGGATCCGAGTCATTGAAGTGGCGCGGCTCAACCTAGCCAATGTCGACTTCGAAGAAGGGGAGATCAGGGTTTTCGGCAAAGGGTCGAAAGAGCGGATCGTCATTTTTGGCTCCCACGCCGGCCGAGCAATGAAAGAGTACCTGGCTAAAGCGCGGCCAGCTCTCCTTAGTGGGGCCAAGACGAACGCTTTTTTCCTCGGCCGCCGGGGGACCCGGCTGTCGACCCGCCAGATCGAGCGGCTGATCCTCCTTTACGCCAAGAAAGCGGGGGTCCACAAGAAAGTGACCCCGCATACCCTCCGCCATTCGTTCGCCACCCACCTTTTGGAAGGGGGGGCGGATCTCCGGATGGTCCAGGAGCTGTTAGGCCACGTCTCCCTCTCCACCACCCAAGTCTATACCCATGTCACCAAGGAGCGGCTGAAGAAGGTCTATGACGACGCCCACCCCCGCGCCCGCTGA
- a CDS encoding DUF177 domain-containing protein → MKIDLSKLLGKSGQIADLDREVRLNLEEAGLVLTRPVRVKAELTNLGPTVTLKGSAETEIEVDCSRCGRRFKTALTAELDEEYASHLPQPEYKKGAEVELTDQDFVLPLPRDNKLDLGEVLRQNLLLAVPAQTICEENCTGPQ, encoded by the coding sequence GTGAAAATTGACCTGTCGAAACTGCTCGGGAAGAGCGGCCAAATCGCTGATCTTGATCGGGAGGTCAGGCTCAATTTAGAAGAGGCCGGCCTGGTCCTGACCCGGCCGGTCCGGGTCAAGGCCGAGTTGACCAATCTCGGGCCGACCGTCACCCTGAAGGGTAGCGCCGAGACCGAGATCGAAGTTGACTGTTCCCGCTGCGGCCGGCGCTTCAAGACTGCTCTGACCGCCGAGCTGGACGAGGAATACGCCAGCCACCTCCCCCAACCGGAGTATAAAAAGGGGGCGGAGGTTGAACTGACCGACCAGGATTTTGTCCTGCCGCTCCCCAGGGACAACAAGCTCGACCTGGGAGAAGTCTTGCGGCAGAATCTGCTGTTAGCGGTCCCGGCCCAAACGATCTGTGAAGAAAATTGCACAGGCCCTCAATAA
- the plsX gene encoding phosphate acyltransferase PlsX has translation MIRIAVDAMGGDHAPHEIVKGAVQASLEYPVSLILVGDEPRLKKELGHYRARGEISIVHAATVIGNDESPVQAVKQKKDSSLNVAVNLVKEKKADAIVSAGNTGALMAASLFGLGRITGIERPAIAGFFPTKKRPVLLLDIGANSDCKPKQLKQFAEMGSQFAEHILKVKNPRVGLLNIGEEKEKGNELVTESWPLLQAAPINFAGNVEPKEVFSGEIDVVVCDGFTGNLVLKFGESVSSFLFHLIKQELTKNPITYLAAFLLLPAFAGIKKRTDYDEYGGAPMLGIDGVVFKAHGRAKAKAFKNAIRVTYEAAREDLVGCISKMPS, from the coding sequence GTGATCCGGATCGCCGTCGACGCGATGGGGGGCGACCATGCCCCGCACGAGATCGTTAAAGGCGCCGTCCAGGCCTCCCTCGAGTATCCGGTCAGCCTGATCCTGGTCGGGGACGAGCCCCGCCTTAAAAAAGAGCTCGGCCATTACCGGGCCCGAGGCGAGATCTCCATAGTCCATGCCGCAACCGTCATCGGCAATGACGAATCCCCCGTCCAGGCGGTCAAGCAGAAGAAAGATTCCTCGCTCAACGTCGCCGTCAACCTGGTCAAAGAGAAAAAAGCCGACGCCATAGTCTCGGCCGGCAACACCGGCGCCCTGATGGCCGCCTCCCTCTTCGGCCTCGGCCGGATCACCGGGATCGAACGCCCGGCGATCGCCGGTTTCTTCCCGACGAAGAAACGGCCGGTCCTCCTCCTCGACATCGGCGCCAACTCCGACTGCAAACCGAAGCAGCTGAAACAGTTCGCCGAGATGGGGTCGCAGTTCGCCGAGCATATTCTCAAAGTGAAAAACCCCCGGGTCGGCCTCCTCAACATCGGGGAAGAAAAAGAAAAAGGGAACGAGCTGGTGACCGAATCGTGGCCGCTCCTCCAGGCGGCGCCGATCAATTTTGCCGGCAACGTCGAGCCAAAAGAGGTCTTCTCCGGGGAGATCGACGTCGTCGTCTGCGACGGCTTCACCGGCAACCTGGTCCTCAAGTTCGGCGAATCGGTCAGCAGTTTCCTCTTCCACCTGATCAAGCAGGAACTGACCAAGAACCCGATCACCTATCTCGCCGCTTTTCTCCTCCTCCCGGCCTTTGCCGGGATCAAGAAACGGACCGATTACGACGAATACGGCGGCGCCCCGATGCTCGGGATCGACGGGGTCGTTTTTAAAGCGCACGGCCGGGCCAAAGCCAAAGCGTTCAAGAACGCCATCCGGGTCACCTACGAAGCGGCCCGCGAAGACCTGGTCGGTTGTATTTCCAAGATGCCGTCTTGA